Genomic segment of Dromiciops gliroides isolate mDroGli1 chromosome 3, mDroGli1.pri, whole genome shotgun sequence:
GGGGCTGGGTGGGAGGAACTAGACCCTTTCATCCTGGGAAGGCAACGAGGGACTAGATAGAGaactgaggtggggaggggaaatcaCAAGaccccatttcccccttttcaGGTTCTCCATACCCATCACCTCCTGGGATCGAAAAGGGAACCCACCTCTGTCACGCTTGGACCCAAACTGAGCCTCCCCTGGATGAGTCTGCCCCTGTGCCGTAGGAAACACAACTGGTAACAAGGTAGGGGAGAAAGGGGGATGGACAGACCGGGAGATCCCAATCAATCCTGGGCCATGGGCAGAGTGCCCCTACCCTCAGGGCCTTCTATCTACCCACAGGACCACAAGCTGCCAGTGCTGGAGAATTCGAATGCAGAGCTCGATGGTGATGACTCAAAGCTGAAGCCAGTGACTTTGGAGACACCTACTCCCTAAACCCCAGCGCCTAAATCCAaaacctcaccccccccccaatcctgcTCCAGCCACAGGCAAAAACAGGAGATGCAAATATTgtaaattaaatctatttttccagAGAGCTTGGCTTTGCTGGGGATGGGAACTGAGTGGAAAACTGGATGCACACCCTGGGGTCCTTCAGCCCCTGACAGAGACAAAGGGCTCCAGATGGGCCATGATATGGGGGACAGCATCCTGTTCACCGTCTCTTCTTCTTCCGTCCCCAGTGCTGGTGCCCCCCTTCCCTGCGGCTCTGCCAGCTGGGCATAGGGGCTTCCAGATCATTGGGCCGGCCCCCTCTGTCAGGGACTGGGCCCATCAGCACCTTGTTGATGGGGCAGCAGGTAGTCAGACGGGCAGTCTGCCCTGTGGCTGGGACCAGTCGGGAGAGGTCAGCCCTGGAAGCCAAGACGTGGGCAAGGGAGACACCAGACTCAGGGGCCAACCCCTGACGTAGGGGCTTCAAGACATTTGTCATGGCAGTGCCCTGGctctggagagaagagaagacaggttGGGAGAGCAACTCTGGTGGCCACAAGCCTTGTCGACAAACTTCCTTTCATAGCTCCGTTCTATGGCattccagacctcagtttccctatatgtaaaatTTCAGGctagatgagctctgaggtctcttccagttctcacCTTCTAAGAATCCAAGATTCTAAGACTGTTTCAATACAAGGTTTGATAGTGCTGACCCTCCTGTCCTCCTCACCCCTACCCACCTGGGCCCGCTCTGTCCAATGGAAGGCAGATGCTGTGAGATCCAGCCTGGTCAGCATGAGACGACGGCGGTAGCAGTACTGATCCCGAAGGCAGCTGGAGAGGgtactcagggcctcctgggccAGGGGATTGGACAGTCACCCCTTAGCTCCCTCCTCCAAGTGGGGGATCCAAACCTAGACTTGCCCAGATCCACAtcttcctcccctacccccagtCCTAGAAAGGATacaggggaagggggtggggagtctCTCATACCCATCGAGGAGCATCCAGAGGCTGAGTGAGTAGGGGGTCCAGGTGaccagggggcagggagggaagcaAGTCTGAGATCTaggagggggggaaaggaacACATTAGGGGAGAAGGATTCTGCCCCGTTCTTGTTCCTTTCTTTTACAAGACCTTCCGGGCCTCCTCTAAACATGGTCGTGAGGAGgagacaaggaagaagaaagctgggaCCTGGTTCAATTGCAAAATTTGGACTTGGCTAGGGATGGACGATAGTGTACCCTTGCTCAGTCCTACTagaggaaatgggggggggcagaaaagAAGTGGTAATTTACAAAGTGGGTGTGAAATGCACAGATGGAAGTTTAGAGGGGCTGCCTAGAAGAGGGGGGCACtgtgaaaaaaaagggggggtgaaGAGGGAACGTTGGCCCCCGAAACTTCCCCTCAAGTCTGGAAACTTTCAGAAGGTGCCCATGAAGGGAGGGAGCCCCTCACCTTCGAATGAACCTCTCTCAGCACCTGGCTGGCTGGGGTGCCTGGCTCCGGCTGGGGCATCCCCAGAGCTTGGAGAATCAGGGCCAGCTCTCCCTGAGCTTTTTCCCGGGCCTCAGCATGGGAGGAGTCGGGTGGGCTTCGAAGGCTCAAGAGTCGAGCTGCCTGGAGCTCTGAGCAGAGGAAGCCTGAGAAGCGAACGGAGGGAAGGGTGGCCAGAGGCAGGAATGcaggggcggggtgggggtggaagggatgcccccccaccccaccccaccccaccccaccccggccCCGCCAGGGAATTCCGACCCTAAGATGCTCTCCTATCCATAACCGGCGGGATAAGAAGAGTTCCACCCCCAGCCCCATTCTGAATTCTTGGCCTACCCGGGCCTCTGCGTTCCAACGTCCCGGCCCCTGCCTCGACGCAAAGCCCATCAGAGCCCTCCCTCCGGCTCAACCCCTCGGCCCCTTGGGGTTCTGCCCTTCTACCGGCAGAGCACCTTTCAACCTCCCATTGGGTTCTGACCCCGCCCCGTCAGTGTCCCAACCTCCGGACTCAACTCCCTGCCCTCCCCGCCCCTCCTCGCGCCGGCCCCGCCCCCGGGTTTAGCCCCGCCCCGCTATCCCGGAAGCCTCTGGGGCCCACAGTTCCTCACGAAGCAGGCGCAGGCCGTTGCCGGGGGCCCGGAGCCGAGTTGTGGGGTTCCCCGTGGTGAGGGCCCGGTCTGGGCATTGGAGCTCCCGCAGCAGGCCGCTCAGCTCCAGCAGGAAGCAGTCCTCCGTTTcggggcctggggtgggggtggggggtgccgCTGAGTGCTGGGGCGGGGCCCGCCCCCGCCCGGTGGTGGCCGTCGGGACACGCCCCCTACCCGGCGGGAGGGGGGCTGTCCCCGCCTCTCGAGCCCGTTGGCCCCGCGGGCCCCGCTCACCGTCGGCGTCTCCGGCGTTCAGGACCGCCCCTTCTTTCAGGGCCCCCAGCGCGCCTAGCTCGGCCGCCAGACGTGCGCACAAGGCTCGGAAGTGGGCGCACGACGCTCCGCGGGCCGCGGCCTCCGCTAGCCTCGCGCCTGCCTCCGCCTCCGACCGGGGCTCCTTCCCCGGGGAGCCTGCCGCGCACCTGCCGGGGAAAGGGGCGGAGGTGGGGCGGAGATGAGGCGGGGCCGGCTCCAGCCGGTGTCCCAGGCCGCCCGTACCCAACCCCGAGCCCGCCCCTAGCTGGCTCTTACCCAAGGGCCCGCACGGCGCGCGCCAGCCAGGCCGCCTCCTCTGGGCTCCCCGCCGGTGGGGCCTCTTCTGACGCAGCCATCCCGCAAACCGCCTGCCCGTCCgggcccctccctcccctccctccggTAGAAGACGCCGGCAAACGCCTGGCTCCGCCCTCGGGCCGGCGGCTGCGGCCGCTAAGGGAGCTCCCAGcgcgggggcgggggtggggcaaGCCTCCTCAttggccccgccccgccccggaGAGCCGGCAGGTTCAAGGCCGAGGGGGCGTTCGTTCCCATAGCAGCCGGAAGCTAGGCGAGGGAGCGCTCGTGACTGCTGGAAAGTCCAGTCCCAGTCATCGTGACCTCAGCGCtcgtgtgtgcgcgtgcgcgtgcCCGCGCCTGTGCGCGTGTTCGCCTTGGCCTCTCTTGTCTCCCTTCCCTCAGCCTATCTCAGAGTCGGTTCACACTCCTATGGATCGGAACAGGCAGGACGCTTGGAAAGAGCTCTGCagttggagtcagaggccctgggttcgaataataataatgactagcatttGCACCGCGCTTTGGAAATATTATTACAAATGATAgctagcgggggcagctaggtgggtggcgcagtggataaagcactggccctggattcaggaggacctgaattcaaatccgacctcagacacttgacacttactagctgtgtgaccctgggcaagtcacttaatcctcattgccccgaaaaacaaaacaaaaacaaatggtagctagcatttatatagcgctttaatGCAATATAACTCATCTAACAATCCAGAGGGAGATGCTCGTTTATAACACCCGTTTTACAAACTGGCAAACTGAGGCTGATTGAGGTTAAtggacttgtccaggctcacataaCTGGTAAGCCTCTGAAACTAgagttgaattcagatcttccctaATAGGACCAGCATTCTTATTCATTGTTGACATATAGTTTGCCTACTTATCGCctatctgtatgatcttgggcagatTGCttttcctctgggcctcagtttcccctctgcaAAAGGTGacctccaaagtctcttccagcacTGTCCTTTGGTCTGCTTGAGTTAGGGCTGGCTCCCAGTGTGACATTCACCACCCCCATTTTAGGCTATTCCTGGGTGCTCCCCTAGCCAGGTGAAAACCTCACTATCTTTTGGTAGGGCTATGCTagtatgtattaaaaaaaaaaaaaagtaaagccagTCTTCCAGTGAATTAGCAACAAACGTTTTAAAGCCATTATCTTGGACCTCCCTCAGGTTTTCTTCagttcctgggggtggggggggtggggggggctgaGGTTACAGAAGAAGGTTCCCAAGCAATAACACCCACCCTCATCTTGCTCCAGTTTTGTCGCACATAAAAGGTACACTATTAAGGTGACAAACCAGAGAAGAGAGGTCCAGGCTCGGCTCCCCCATTCCTGGCACAGGGAGACACAAATGGGGAAGAGCCCTGGGTTCCAATCTCTGGTTCCTTCTAAAGCCTGGACAAAGAAGATAATTTTGACCCACTGTCTGGGTCCCAAGAGTGCTTAAGCCTGGAAGGGGTGGGAATGCCATGGATGACAAGTGGCTTAAGGCAGGGAACTGAGGCCTGGGCAACTCCAGGGCAAAGAGAGGTGCCCCCCCCTCAGAAGTGGATCCCAGGGCACCCTCCAGCACACacatcctcttcctttcccccctccccccttaaaaACGAGGTAGGTGAAGTCTAGAAATGTTCCCCTCTCCATAGCAAGAGGAGACCTAGgcacagagagggagaaaggttgGTAGGGAGTTGGGTTGGGACTCAGGCGTCCCCGCTCCCtgggctctccctccctccccagccttcCCAATGGACCCGAAGAGGAGTCAGATCCACAGATACTCTGGGCCAGTCGGGGAAGGATAGATCATTAATTTAAAGAATTGGCAAAAGTGCTGAGATGGGGCGGGCCAAGGTCTGAGCCCCAACTTTGGGAGGGATGAAAGGAAAATGGCCAGAGCTTCTCTAGCCCCCTCCACCCAGATGTATGCAGCAATAAGGCCTGGGCCTGGGAGAGTGGGCACGGTGGCTCTCGGGTTGGGCAGGTCTTCCCACCCCTGACTGGCACACAGTCTCACTCACTCTAGTGCTTGGATTGTGGGAGGCTCTGGAATCTCCGGACTAGGGaggaggagtggagggagggactTAAATCCCAACGTTTCAGTAGACTCCAGTCCTCTCTCAGCTGTCTGCGGAGGGGCCACAGTCTGGGAATCAGATGGAGTGCTTCGGAGGAGTAGGGCCTTGGAGAGAGTCGGAAGGGATGGCCccagaggtggggaaggaggcgCTGGATGGGCAGCTGCAGGTCATTAAGGTCCCCAATGGCCACTGAGCTTTCTGGGAGAGGAGACCAGAGAGTAGGACGGGATGCCTCTTGGAGGAATTGAGGGAGCGAGTGGGGCATGAGCAGCTGAGGGGCAAGTGGAAAGGTCAACGATGGAATCCCGGTGGCCAACCTTAGCTGGAGGCCAGGCCTGATCCGAGCTCCGGGTTCCCAGGTCTGGCCGCTGCAGCTCTGCGTCTGGGCTCCGGCTTCCTGGTTTTGCTCTCTGGTGCTCCCAGCTCTGGCTTCCCCGGGCCGGGCTCGAACGAACGGCAGAGCACCGCGGGCTGTGGGCCGCCCCATCGCGGCCCGAGGCCTCACTCACCGGGCCGCCTCGTGGTGGCCCCCACAGCCGGGGCAGCCACAGCGCACCGCCGCCCAGTGACAGGCGTGCAAGGGCGGGTAGCAGCAAAGGCAGGGCACTGCGAGGGAGAGCGCAGCCAGGGCCGCCCAGCGCGCAGCTGGACGCGGGTGGCCCGGCTCGCAGGCGCACGGGTCCGAGAAATCGCCCTCGGCGTCCGACAGGCAGTGGTAAAGAAGGCTCTCGGCGCACCAGAGGCAACTGAGGCGGCGTACCAGGCGGCCCCCCGGGTCCGGGGCCTCGGCGCAGTGTCCCCCGCGCCCATCTGAGCCTCGGCGGAACAGAGCCCGGCAGTGCACACAGCGCGCAGCGTCTGCCCCAGACGCCTCTTCGGCGAAGCCCGCTGTCACTCGGCAAGACGGCGAGCCCTTGGCCAGGAGCTGGGCGGGAGCCGGAGTTGGgggcggtgggggtggggacGCCGGAGTCCTTGGCACTGTGGGGCTCACGGCCTGGCCGGGGGGTGGTGTGCTGCCAGCCTTGTCGAAGCGCACCACGCAGGACACGGCCAGGGGCACAGGGGGCGGGCCGGCTCTCCGATAATCTTCGTAGCCTCGGCCCACCCAGCCTGGCATGGTTCCTGGGGCCTCGGGTCTGACCGCGAAAGGCTGAAGTTGCTGGAGTTGCGGGGAGCTCTGGCGcttgggaaggagaaaataaggaaagtggTTAGAAGGTCAGAAAAGAGTGGACTGCGCCTCCAAGCCAAGCATTTCATCCCCTAGAGGCTCAGGAAGTCCCCATCCTTCCTCAGGGACCCAGAGATCGTACCAAGTGCAGCCTGcggaccccctcccccaccccccacccccccagtgtTTCTGTTTCAGGTGCATTTGAGGGCAGGCTTCCAGGCTCTGCTTCCCTGGGGCTCTGCCCCTTCCCACCCCACGCCCTGGGCAAATGGAGGGCTGGGGCAGTCCCACCTGTGTGGGGGAGGGCCGATGCTTGGAGGTCATGGCCAGGCCCAAACCAGACGACTCGCTAGTGACTATAGCTGGACCTGGGGGCCTAGCGTCTTGGCGGATGGAGCTGGAAGAAGACTGGCTGTCCCGGTGTGTCTGGAGAGGTATAAGGTAGGGAGTGGGGCAGATGTCTTTGGTgctggttccccccccccccccagcatccCCCTTCTCAAGCCTCCATAGTCTCTTTCTGCCACCTCCTTGAGCTTCCCAGCCTCAGGGCCCAGCCCCTTCCCATTCTTTGCCTAAGGAGCTGATTGCCCCATTCATTCAGCTACCCTCTGACCCTTCCTCTGCTTGAAAAACCACCTCGGGCCCATGGGATGTAGGCCAGAGCCTTCTGGTCTCATCCCTACCCTCGGTGCTAACTGATTTCTCTGTCCCAGCACTGAGTTTCCTTCTGTTCTCCAGTGTCCTCATAagtcttccccccaccccccacctcagaATAGCATGACCCAGGGCAGGTGACTTCCAGGCCTGTATGTGAGTCCTTTGCTCTCATACCTCTCAGAGCCAGACAGGACttcagggaccttagaggccatatctagtccaactcttttcttttactgaggaggaaactgaggcccatagaatttaagtgatttgtccatgatcaGAGAGCTACTGAGTGtcaaaagtgagatttgaacccaggacttctgactctgAGTGAGCCTCATTTAaagatgagactttttttttttttttaatctgaggcTCAGGGAGTTACCGCTGGCctcaggtcacacaagtagtaagcagaAGAGGTGAGTTTTGAACCAAGGGCTTCTGACTCTATTTTGCATTGCCTCCCTAAATCTCTTTTAGTCTCTGCTTGgatacctccagtgatggggagcatATTACCTTACCTGGCACCCCCATCCCATGGTTGAGTTGCATGATTCTGTTTTTTAGGCTGAAAGTGCCCAATTCTGTCAGTCTTGGACCACCAAGAAGGTGACTCCCATTATAGTGGAATAGATGTTTTAAAGCTGGAAATCATAAGGGCTGACATTTATAGATGACTTTCCATACATTTATCATTCAATTCTTACAACAAACCTAGGAATGAGGGGCTcttgttattatcattttacagatggggaaactgagactgggggAGATAAGTGACTCCTCCAGGATCTTAGAACTAACTAGTAGATATCTGAAGgaggattcaaagccaggcctTCCTCAGTCTGAATCCAGCCCATTATCTCTCAAAGAATCTTGAAGACCATTCTTGTGGATCTCTCATTTTGTGGATAAAGTGAAACCCAGAAACCCCAGAAGGAAGGAGTGGTGGTAGTCTGGAAGAGGGCTGGGAGACAGTGTGGTGCAGCAGTTAGGACACTGGGCCTAGGATCAAAtaccacctcaggcacttactagctgtaggccCTTGAGTAGGCTACTTTACCATCACCCTGAATTGGTTAGGGGCCCTTAAACCATGCAATTCAGTGTAAGTgaatgctaagtgctgggggataAAAAAAGAAGGGCCCAACCTATTGCAATtgtagtttccttctctgtaaaagggGGGTGTGAACTCGATGACCTCCAAAATCCCTTTCCGCTCTGAGATtacaataatagctgacatttataaataTCTAATTGGATCCTTACAACTCCGTGAGGGAGAAGCCATAATtagccttattttacagttggggaagctgaggcagacaaggggtaagtgacttgcccaaggtcacacagtatctgagggcacatttgaactcaggtcttcctgactgcaggctcagccctctatccactgcgccccctagtgGCCTCTGATCCTATAGTTTGCTCTCAGGTTGGTGGTGGTGACAAAGCCAAGGTTCAAATGTATGTCTTGTGACtccaaaatgaattttttctcTCCACTCTACTATacttcccaccccacctccctcccaccctaCCATTAGTCCTAATTCTGCTCCAACAGAACACTGTCATGATAGTGATCTTTTTTAGTGTCTGAACACTAGGCAGATCTCCCCCCTGATGTTTAAGTCTTTTTTTCAGGCAACATTTTCCCAAGTTACTCACCTTCTGAGTGTAGAGGACATCCATGGGCTCCTGGGAGGTgttggaaggagaggaggaggatgaagagagagagcctgggaggagagaaaagaggatgaggctggggggggggagagggtagGGAGGATCCTAACCTTTGCCTTCAATCCCATGGTTAGGATCCTAgcatttggagctggaaaggatctgagACCACTAGACCCAACTGTCTTgtacaaaggggaaaatttggaaaggagaactgGCCCGTTCAGAGTTCTCCAGGTGAATCCTTCTGGGTTATAAACAacagagtggggaggagggaatagTACCAGTTCATAAACTTTAGATGGAGAAGGAATCTTCAGGACCAGAACCTTCCTTGTGCAGTTGGggaaacctccccccccccaaaaggaaaggaCCTAGCACCAGGCTAGCACCAGGGTTGCTAGATTTCTCATCTGGGTGTGGGGAGGAGTTTCACCAGCCCAGGCTCTCTTGTCCCTGGGACTTCTCTAGCTGGGGTTTGCTGTTCctgctgtcccctcccccatacaGCTGACCTTTCTTTTCCAGCTCCCCTCTTTCctactctctctccccttcctccatctACCTTGGACCAGCTCTGCTAGGGTAGTCTGCATGCTTCTCTGGAAAGCGTCAGCCTCCGATGGGTCCTGGAAAGTCAGGCCAATCTTGTGGTCCTCCAGCTGCCAGTGGTGGAAGATGGGGTTCGCTTTGATATACACCAGGCCCAGCTTCAATGTGCTCTCCAGGGTGGTCTGCCATAGGAGGTGGAGGGGCAGTGGGGGccccagggaggaggaggggtcATGGTCCCCCACCACCTTGAGCCCATGCTCTGACACCCATGGGCCTTTATTTCTCGGACCAGTCTACCACCCCCATGGACCAACCCAAGCATACTTCCACCCAGTATTTTGTGTCTCGGGtgtccaaacctgtgattttattggtgtaaggTGCTCCCAGTGAGAAAAGTCCCTCTAGCAATGCAGATTGGCACAGAGTGGTACCTTATAGTCTTGGGGAATTGCCAGGGTAAAATGACGTTCCCAggacctcaggtcttcttggttgAGCCCATCTCTCTACCCATTAAATCATACTTCTTCTAAATATATTCTCCCCAAATGGGTCATAGATATTTCAAATCCATTCTTATGGACCATCAAAAAACTATTCCAAAACTTCTGACACCTCAATCCAACAATCTAAATCGCCATGTACCCCCATCCCCCCCAATATATTCCTAAAAAAGCCCATATTACCTTCAATATAACTTGATGTAATCAAATACCCCCCAAACACCACATCATCAATACAACTTCTGGTACACACATTGTATCATCCCAGACTCCACAAAGCAATTTAGTCACCCACCCTCAGTTCTCAGGCCAAGGCACCTCCCTGGCCCCTCTCTCCCAGGGAGGTTGCTTACACTCTGGTCTTAGAGGTGCTCCCCATGGATAAGGTATGGGCCCCAGTGGATCTGGCATATGCCTACCTGGGTcagacccccaccccccactggaGTCATCTTGGGCCATCACTATTGCTCGAACCACAACCATGTACCTGTGGTGagggggagagggacagagggtTCAGAACCTGGATTTTCCCCAACCTCCCTGCCTGTCCCTGCTAGCTActgtcccatctctctctctctctctctctctctctctctctctctctctctctctctctctctctctctctctcttgcagggtagtgagggttaaatgacttgcccagggttacacagctagtaagtgtcaagtgtctgaggcaggatctgaactcaggtcctcctaaatccagggccaatggtttatccactgcaccacctagctgccctttcccatatctttttcctcttttgtggctaaactcaaGAAGGCTGCCTACAAGATGCTTCCATTtactttcctctcactttcttcttaactttctatGATTTGGCTTCTAACTTCATCATCCAACCAAACCTTTCCCCTCCAAGGTTAGTGATGATCTGTTAAATATCAaatgacaacatttttttttctcatccctcATCCTTAACTTCTTTGCAGTCCTTGACATTGTTCAGCTTCCTCTACTCCTTGAGAAGGCACCTTCATTAGGtgcctactgtatgtcaggcactttACAAGGAccaggaaatacaaagaaaagcaaaggcagttcttggcctcaaggagcttccagtctagtgggagagacaacatgtgaaacaactatgtacaaacaagttatagacaggacaaataggagataattaacagagggaaggcataaaATGCCTTAAGgaggatcaagaaaagcttcatgtagaattTAGGATTTTTTCTCttaatcttgaaggaagtcagaaaagcCAGAAgtagagaattccaagcatggggttCAGCTAGGAAAGATGTATGGAGtgtcttctctctgggttttcaggacactgctctttcttggttctccccTTGACTacatctcagtctcctttgctgaatcttcatccaggtcaagCCCACTAACCATTAGTACCACTCTAGTATCAGCCTGTCCTTGGGCTctcttcacttggtgatctcattagctctgatcaattcaatgagctccatgctgatgattctctgatctatttatccagccctcaCTTCTATGCTGACTTCTAGTCTTGAACCTACAAGTGTCTACTGAACATCTCAAATGGGAGGtcctatagacattttaaaacCAGCATCTACAAAACAACTCAACTTTTAGCCTGCCCCATCTCCTTCTTCTTgatttttctattactttttttccccttctgtttttggtgtgaggcaattaaggctaagtgacttaccagggtcacacagctagtaagtgtcaagtgtctgaggccagatttgaactcaggtcctcctgactccagggccagtaccctatctactgcaccacctagctcccctcccTATTACTTTTGAGGGCAATCAGATTCACAACCTAGGGGTCATCCTTGACTTTTACATGTCTCTTCTAAATCCAAATTACTAAATCCTGTCGTTACAGTCACAACATCTCTCCTTCTGATACTACCAgcctggtacaggccctcatcacttcatgcctgaacaaaatagcctgctggttgatctCCTTGCCATGGGTCTCTCTCCTCTTTAACCTATCCTCCACTCTGCTGCCAAAGAACAGATCTGACCATGCTACACTCCTATTCAAGAGAACTCCAAGAGTTCTTGATCCTCTGGGATTGAATATAAattctccatttggcttttaaaacactttgtaacCTGTTCCCCTTTCTAACTTTTTATACCATACTCCCCACCAAGTATCTGTGATACTGGCCTCTGTTGTTccttaaacaagacactccatacATCTTCCCTGGCTGAACCTCATGCTTGGAATTTTCTACTTCTTGGCTTTCAtgacttcctttaaatccaaggagaaaaaaaaggaagcttttcttgatccccCTTAAGGCATTTAGTGCctcctctctgttgattatctcctatttgtcctgtctataacttgtttgtacatagttgtttgcatgttgtctctcccgtTAGGCTGGGAGTTCCTAGAGGGCAAGGAActgcctttgcttttctttgcatttccTGGTCCTTGTAAAGTGCCcaacacacagtaggcacctaatgAATACTTAACTGGATGTCTCCTAGTCATCTTCCtactgttctcttctctcctcattaCACTACTCTGATCCTCTATTTCATCTCTTCATCCTTATCTTTTTCATACCTgtaatcccatcattttatacAAAGATCTTCCCAAGGAAATAAGATAATAGAcatggagctgaaagggacctgaaagaccttttttttttttttttgtgaggcagttggggttaagtgacttgcccagggtcacacagctagtaagtgtgtaaagtgtctgaggctggatttgaactcaggtcctcctgaatccagggccggtgctctatccaagaCCTAAttttttatagaggaggagaaGCAATCTCAGGAAGAAGCAATGACtccttcagggtcacacaactagtgtgtcagaggctagatttgaacccaaggacttcctgactccacatgcaGAACCCTATCCATTCTTCCTGCTAGGCTGTCTCTGTAGAGGCcatgtctaattcttttttttgttttgttttgtttttatttttttttagtgaggcaat
This window contains:
- the FAM98C gene encoding protein FAM98C isoform X2 — its product is MAASEEAPPAGSPEEAAWLARAVRALGCAAGSPGKEPRSEAEAGARLAEAAARGASCAHFRALCARLAAELGALGALKEGAVLNAGDADGPETEDCFLLELSGLLRELQCPDRALTTGNPTTRLRAPGNGLRLLRFLCSELQAARLLSLRSPPDSSHAEAREKAQGELALILQALGMPQPEPGTPASQVLREVHSKISDLLPSLPPGHLDPLLTQPLDAPRWSQGTAMTNVLKPLRQGLAPESGVSLAHVLASRADLSRLVPATGQTARLTTCCPINKVLMGPVPDRGGRPNDLEAPMPSWQSRREGGHQHWGRKKKRR
- the SPRED3 gene encoding sprouty-related, EVH1 domain-containing protein 3 gives rise to the protein MQTTLAELVQGSLSSSSSSPSNTSQEPMDVLYTQKTHRDSQSSSSSIRQDARPPGPAIVTSESSGLGLAMTSKHRPSPTQRQSSPQLQQLQPFAVRPEAPGTMPGWVGRGYEDYRRAGPPPVPLAVSCVVRFDKAGSTPPPGQAVSPTVPRTPASPPPPPPTPAPAQLLAKGSPSCRVTAGFAEEASGADAARCVHCRALFRRGSDGRGGHCAEAPDPGGRLVRRLSCLWCAESLLYHCLSDAEGDFSDPCACEPGHPRPAARWAALAALSLAVPCLCCYPPLHACHWAAVRCGCPGCGGHHEAAR
- the FAM98C gene encoding protein FAM98C isoform X1; its protein translation is MAASEEAPPAGSPEEAAWLARAVRALGCAAGSPGKEPRSEAEAGARLAEAAARGASCAHFRALCARLAAELGALGALKEGAVLNAGDADGPETEDCFLLELSGLLRELQCPDRALTTGNPTTRLRAPGNGLRLLRFLCSELQAARLLSLRSPPDSSHAEAREKAQGELALILQALGMPQPEPGTPASQVLREVHSKISDLLPSLPPGHLDPLLTQPLDAPRWEALSTLSSCLRDQYCYRRRLMLTRLDLTASAFHWTERAQSQGTAMTNVLKPLRQGLAPESGVSLAHVLASRADLSRLVPATGQTARLTTCCPINKVLMGPVPDRGGRPNDLEAPMPSWQSRREGGHQHWGRKKKRR